Genomic segment of Iocasia fonsfrigidae:
AATATTACTTTATCTTTAAATCCACCGATTTTTTTCAGATAAGGTAAATTTGTTATTTCTCCTGACGGTATTTTCCATATCTTCATTCCTAAATTAAACAATAAATCTATGCTTTCTAAATCAAAAGGAGAAGAAAGAAAGATGATATTATTTTTTCTACAATGGGTAATTAACTCTTTATGTGCCTCATAATCTATTTCAAGTTTTTCTAACATTGTATATTGACTATCTTTTTTTTCAGTAGTTTCAAGTTGATACTCAGCTTTTTGGGCATTTTTTGTTACCAGATTATCGGCTTTAAAGGTTTGAAATTTCACAGCATCTGCCCCTGCCCAGGCTGCTTTTTCTGTTAATTTTTTTGCTGTTTCTAGATTGCCATTATGATTAACCCCTGCTTCTGCTATTATAAAAATTTTTGTCATTAAGATAACTCCCTTATTAATATAAAGGATTCTGCATAATCATAACCTACCTGATTACCACGATGTTGACTACAATTAATAATTGATTTAAGCGACCTAGGATGTGGATAATCTCTTAATTCAGTTTTATATTTCTCCATAGCTAAACATTTTTTGTTTATTTGTTTCTTATTTAAAGTAACATATATATTAGGAATAAAATAATCTTTTGTTTTGTTATCTCCCCATTCAGTCGAAGAAGGCACCTCATAGGAATATATTTTTTTAATATTATTACCTGGTAAAGGACGACAAACAACAAGTGTTGATTCAAATATCAATTTATGATCTTTATTAACATCACCTGAATGATGAGTAAATATTATTTCTGGTTCAATTTTATTAGTGATTTTTTCTATTTCATTGTTAATCTTAACATGAGAAATTGTATCTAATTTCATATCTGGCAAATTTCCAAAAATAACTTCTTTAACTCCTAAAATGTCATTTGCTTTAAAGGTTTCTTCTTTTTTTTGGTTTAGTTTTTTAGTATCACCATAATACTGAGTACTTGAACCGTCTGTTAATATATAGGTATATATTTCATAATCTTTTTCTACTAACTTAATTATTGTTCCCCCTACACCTAAGACTTCATCATCAGGATGAGCAGCTATTACTAATACTTTTTTCATAATTAAATATTAACCCCCAATCCCAATCAAGTAATATTAATTTGTTTTAACTGCAAATACAAATCATATAAATCATCAAATTTAATACCAGGAAACTCAAATAATTCACTAGCAATCATAAACTTTCCTAGATACTCTATTTCATGAATAAGTAATAGTCCATCTCCTGTTTTTACCTTTACACCTTTTCCAGAAATTATTTCAACTATTTGTCCATGTTTAGCAATATGATTGTCTTTATTTAATAGTTCTGAACTCCAAATAATTAGTTTTTTACCTTTGTAATAAGTGTAAGCCCCTGGATAAGGCTTAGTAGTTGCCCTAATTAATTTATCTATATTATAAGCAGATTTATTCCAATCAATAATCCCATCACGTGGAGTTCTCTTGGCACAATATGTTGCTTTATTAGCATCCTGCTTAATCAAATTAATATTACCTTGCAAAATATCATTAATATTATTTCTTATTACCTTTTTCAAAGCTTTTATAACTTTATCATACAATGTTCTAGCTGTTTCTCTCTCATCTATATTTATTTTTTTTTGAGCAATTATATCCCCACTATCCATTCCTTCATCAAGATAAAAAAGAGTTACCCCTGTTTCTTTTATTTCTCTTAAAATAGTCCATGGTATAACACCCCTCCCTCTATTTTTAGGGAGCAAAGAAGGATGAAAACCTATACAACCATATTTAGGTATTTTTAATATCTGCTTTTTGACAATTTGAGATATCCCAATAACAAAAATAAAGTCCGGTTTTATTTGCTTTAATCTTTCTATATTTTCTTGATTATTTATATTTTTTATTAAATATGTCTTTATACCTGCATTTTCAGCCAAAGGTTTTAGCCTTTTAAAATCAGAATTATATTTATTTTTATCCAGAGTAAAAATAGCATCAATATCAATATTATTTCTCAATAATTCTTCTAATGCGGCATAGCTGGACTCAACAGTACCTATGAACACAGTTTTCATAATTAAAATACCCCTGTTTTATTATTCTTCTTTACAATTTTTTTTACTTCACTATAATAAATTTTATCTGAAGACAATGACTTTAAAACTTTACTATTTAAACCAATAATATTGTTATCTCCTATTTTTAATTCATCTTTTATATGAGAACCACTACCTATAAAATTATTTTTACCTATTTTTGTATTACCTCCTATGGAGCAGTTAAACCCAATAAAACTCATATCACTAACAACTACATCATGTCCAATAGAAGTATTCCCAGATATAACAACATTATCACCTAAACATACATTAGAAGCAATTATAGTCCCAGGATAAATAATACAACCCTTACCCATTCTAGCATCTTCACTTACAAAACATTGCTTTGAAATTATTGATATATAATTAACATTATCTTTTTTTATTTTTTGATGTATTTTATGTTTTAATATAGGATCCCCAAAAGCTAAGACTATAAAACAGTCATTATAATCATTTTTAACAGCATCATAATTAAATATTTTTATACCACTTATTTTATTCCCAGCTTTAAAATCATCAATAAAGCCAAGTACTTCTATATCTGTCTTTGTAGAAACTATTTGAAATACATCTCTACCTAAGCCACCAGCCCCATAAATAAATAGCTTTTTCATCTAATCACCTTTAGCTCTGAATGACTTTAACTTATCCACAACTTGACAAACTTCTTCTTTTGTCAGATTAGTACTACATGGTATATTAAGTAGATTATCAACATAGTATTTGGCTTTGTTAATTTTATAAGCCTCACAGTCCTGGTATGGTTTTTGTCTGCTTATCAGACCCCAGAGTGGTCTTGCCTGAATACCGACTTCATTTAATTCGCATAATAGTTTATCTCTATTAATTCCATATTTATCTTTATCTACTATAAGTGAATAAAACCAGTAATTAGGTCTTGTCCCTTTATTAAATGCTAAAAGTTCAAGTCCATCTATTTTATTTATTATTTCTTGATATAAATTATAATTCCTTTTCTTTATTTCAACAAATTCCTCTAGTTTATCTATTTGTTCTGTTCCAAAGGCTGCTGCAATATTTG
This window contains:
- a CDS encoding PIG-L deacetylase family protein; this translates as MKKVLVIAAHPDDEVLGVGGTIIKLVEKDYEIYTYILTDGSSTQYYGDTKKLNQKKEETFKANDILGVKEVIFGNLPDMKLDTISHVKINNEIEKITNKIEPEIIFTHHSGDVNKDHKLIFESTLVVCRPLPGNNIKKIYSYEVPSSTEWGDNKTKDYFIPNIYVTLNKKQINKKCLAMEKYKTELRDYPHPRSLKSIINCSQHRGNQVGYDYAESFILIRELS
- a CDS encoding methionyl-tRNA formyltransferase produces the protein MKTVFIGTVESSYAALEELLRNNIDIDAIFTLDKNKYNSDFKRLKPLAENAGIKTYLIKNINNQENIERLKQIKPDFIFVIGISQIVKKQILKIPKYGCIGFHPSLLPKNRGRGVIPWTILREIKETGVTLFYLDEGMDSGDIIAQKKINIDERETARTLYDKVIKALKKVIRNNINDILQGNINLIKQDANKATYCAKRTPRDGIIDWNKSAYNIDKLIRATTKPYPGAYTYYKGKKLIIWSSELLNKDNHIAKHGQIVEIISGKGVKVKTGDGLLLIHEIEYLGKFMIASELFEFPGIKFDDLYDLYLQLKQINIT
- a CDS encoding NeuD/PglB/VioB family sugar acetyltransferase, translating into MKKLFIYGAGGLGRDVFQIVSTKTDIEVLGFIDDFKAGNKISGIKIFNYDAVKNDYNDCFIVLAFGDPILKHKIHQKIKKDNVNYISIISKQCFVSEDARMGKGCIIYPGTIIASNVCLGDNVVISGNTSIGHDVVVSDMSFIGFNCSIGGNTKIGKNNFIGSGSHIKDELKIGDNNIIGLNSKVLKSLSSDKIYYSEVKKIVKKNNKTGVF